From Microbacterium sp. LWH11-1.2, one genomic window encodes:
- the rpsQ gene encoding 30S ribosomal protein S17 — translation MATKKEATAETQAAGHESSEHDVRDAAARGYRKTRRGYVVSDKMDKTIVVEVEDRVKHPLYGKVIRRTSKVKAHDEANTAGIGDLVLINETRPLSATKRWRLVEILEKAK, via the coding sequence ATGGCCACCAAGAAGGAAGCGACTGCGGAGACGCAGGCCGCCGGACACGAGTCGTCCGAGCACGACGTCCGCGACGCCGCAGCCCGCGGTTACCGCAAGACGCGTCGTGGCTACGTCGTCAGCGACAAGATGGACAAGACCATCGTGGTCGAGGTCGAGGACCGCGTGAAGCACCCGCTTTACGGCAAGGTCATCCGCCGCACCTCGAAGGTCAAGGCGCACGATGAGGCGAACACCGCCGGCATCGGCGACCTGGTCCTCATCAACGAGACCCGCCCGCTGAGCGCCACCAAGCGCTGGCGCCTGGTGGAGATTCTGGAGAAGGCCAAGTGA
- the rplC gene encoding 50S ribosomal protein L3, which produces MADINSKVSKGMLGTKLGMTQVWNESGKLVPVTVIELAPNVVTQVRTPEKDGYNAVQIAYGQIDPRKVNKPLTAHFEAAGVTPRRHVTEIRTADAAEYSLGQELTVDGTFEAGQLVDVVGTSKGKGTAGVMKRHNFKGVSASHGSHRNHRKPGSIGASSTPSRVFKGMRMAGRMGGERVTVLNLTVHAVDIEKGLLLVKGAVPGARGRIVYVRNAVKGA; this is translated from the coding sequence ATGGCTGACATCAACTCCAAGGTTTCCAAGGGCATGCTGGGCACGAAGCTCGGCATGACCCAGGTGTGGAACGAGAGCGGCAAGCTCGTTCCCGTCACCGTCATCGAACTCGCGCCGAACGTGGTCACCCAGGTCCGCACGCCCGAGAAGGACGGCTACAACGCCGTCCAGATCGCGTACGGCCAGATCGACCCGCGCAAGGTCAACAAGCCCCTCACGGCTCACTTCGAGGCGGCCGGCGTCACGCCGCGTCGTCACGTCACCGAGATCCGCACCGCGGATGCTGCCGAGTACTCGCTCGGTCAGGAGCTCACGGTCGACGGCACCTTCGAAGCCGGCCAGCTCGTCGACGTCGTCGGCACGAGCAAGGGCAAGGGCACCGCGGGTGTCATGAAGCGCCACAACTTCAAGGGCGTCTCGGCATCCCACGGTTCGCACCGCAACCACCGCAAGCCCGGCTCCATCGGCGCATCGTCGACTCCGAGCCGCGTCTTCAAGGGCATGCGCATGGCCGGCCGTATGGGTGGCGAGCGCGTGACCGTCCTCAACCTCACGGTGCACGCCGTCGACATCGAGAAGGGTCTGCTGCTCGTCAAGGGCGCCGTCCCCGGTGCTCGTGGCCGCATCGTCTACGTCCGCAACGCAGTGAAGGGTGCCTGA
- the rplP gene encoding 50S ribosomal protein L16: MLIPRKVKFRKQHHPGRSGQATGGTKVSFGEFGIQALTPAYVTNRQIESARIAVTRHIKRGGKVWINIYPDRPLTKKPAETRMGSGKGSPEWWVANVKPGRVLFEVGGVSEELAREALTRAIHKLPLKARIIKREEGDA, from the coding sequence ATGCTCATCCCCCGTAAGGTCAAGTTCCGCAAGCAGCACCACCCGGGTCGTTCGGGTCAGGCCACCGGCGGCACGAAGGTCTCGTTCGGCGAGTTCGGCATCCAGGCGCTCACGCCTGCGTATGTCACGAACCGTCAGATCGAGTCCGCTCGTATCGCGGTCACCCGTCACATCAAGCGTGGCGGCAAGGTGTGGATCAACATCTACCCGGACCGTCCGCTCACGAAGAAGCCTGCCGAGACCCGCATGGGTTCCGGTAAGGGTTCCCCCGAGTGGTGGGTCGCCAACGTCAAGCCGGGTCGCGTCCTCTTCGAGGTCGGCGGTGTGAGCGAAGAGCTCGCCCGCGAGGCACTGACCCGTGCCATTCACAAGCTGCCTCTCAAGGCACGCATCATCAAGCGCGAGGAGGGCGACGCGTAA
- the rpsC gene encoding 30S ribosomal protein S3, producing the protein MGQKVNPYGFRLGITTDHVSRWFSDSTKPGQRYADYVAEDIKIRNLLKTQLDRAGVSNIEIERTRDRVRVDIHTARPGIVIGRRGAEAERIRGDLEKLSGKQIQLNILEVKNPEADAQLVAQGIAEQLSARVAFRRAMRKGLQGAQRAGAKGIRIQVSGRLGGAEMSRSEFYREGRVPLHTLRANIDYGFYEAKTTFGRIGVKVWIYKGDLTAKELAREQANAPKARRDDRGGDRRRAPRNEAPVAEGASA; encoded by the coding sequence ATGGGACAGAAGGTAAACCCGTACGGCTTCCGCCTCGGCATCACGACGGACCACGTCTCGCGCTGGTTCTCTGATTCGACGAAGCCGGGTCAGCGTTACGCCGACTACGTGGCCGAGGACATCAAGATCCGCAACCTGCTGAAGACGCAGCTCGACCGTGCCGGTGTCTCGAACATCGAGATCGAGCGCACCCGTGACCGCGTCCGCGTCGACATCCACACCGCCCGTCCGGGCATCGTGATCGGTCGTCGTGGCGCCGAGGCCGAGCGCATCCGCGGCGACCTCGAGAAGCTCTCGGGCAAGCAGATCCAGCTGAACATCCTCGAGGTCAAGAACCCCGAGGCCGACGCTCAGCTCGTCGCACAAGGCATCGCCGAGCAGCTCTCTGCTCGCGTGGCGTTCCGTCGTGCGATGCGCAAGGGTCTGCAGGGCGCTCAGCGCGCCGGCGCCAAGGGCATCCGCATCCAGGTCTCCGGCCGCCTCGGCGGCGCCGAGATGAGCCGTTCGGAGTTCTACCGCGAGGGTCGTGTGCCGCTGCACACGCTGCGCGCGAACATCGACTACGGCTTCTACGAGGCGAAGACCACCTTCGGCCGCATCGGCGTGAAGGTCTGGATCTACAAGGGTGACCTGACCGCAAAGGAGCTCGCTCGCGAGCAGGCCAATGCACCCAAGGCCCGTCGTGACGACCGTGGTGGCGACCGCCGCCGCGCGCCGCGCAACGAGGCACCTGTCGCAGAAGGAGCGTCGGCATAA
- the rplN gene encoding 50S ribosomal protein L14, whose translation MIQQESRLKVADNTGAKELLTIRVLGGSKRRYAGLGDTIVATVKDAIPGGNVKKGDVVKAVIVRTKKETRRPDGSYIKFDENAAVILKADGEPRGTRIFGPVGRELRDKKFMKIVSLAPEVI comes from the coding sequence GTGATCCAGCAGGAGTCCCGCCTCAAGGTCGCCGACAACACCGGCGCCAAGGAGCTGCTCACGATTCGCGTGCTCGGCGGATCGAAGCGTCGTTACGCCGGTCTCGGCGACACCATCGTCGCGACCGTCAAGGACGCGATCCCCGGTGGCAACGTGAAGAAGGGCGACGTCGTCAAGGCGGTCATCGTCCGCACCAAGAAGGAGACGCGCCGTCCCGACGGCTCGTACATCAAGTTCGACGAGAACGCCGCCGTCATCCTGAAGGCAGACGGGGAGCCCCGCGGCACCCGTATCTTCGGACCGGTCGGTCGTGAGCTTCGCGACAAGAAGTTCATGAAGATCGTCTCGCTCGCGCCGGAGGTTATTTAG
- the tuf gene encoding elongation factor Tu, giving the protein MAKAKFERTKPHVNIGTIGHVDHGKTTLSAAISKVLADKFPSDTNVQRDFASIDSAPEERQRGITINISHIEYETPKRHYAHVDAPGHADYVKNMITGAAQMDGAILVVAATDGPMAQTREHVLLAKQVGVPYLLVALNKSDMVDDEEILELVELEVSELLASQGFAEDAPVVRVSALKALEGDEKWTQSILDLMEAVDEHVPDPVRDKDKPFLMPVEDVFTITGRGTVVTGRAERGTLAINSEVEIVGLRPTVKTTVTGIEMFHKQLDEAWAGENCGLLLRGTKREDVERGQVIVKPGSVTPHTDFAGTAYILSKDEGGRHNPFYTNYRPQFYFRTTDVTGVITLPEGTEMVMPGDTTDVTVELIQPIAMEEGLGFAIREGGRTVGAGTVTKIIK; this is encoded by the coding sequence GTGGCTAAGGCCAAGTTCGAGCGGACCAAGCCGCACGTCAACATCGGAACCATCGGTCACGTTGACCACGGCAAGACCACGCTCTCCGCAGCGATCTCGAAGGTGCTTGCTGACAAGTTCCCGTCTGACACCAACGTGCAGCGCGACTTCGCTTCCATCGACTCGGCGCCGGAAGAGCGCCAGCGTGGTATCACCATCAACATCTCGCACATCGAGTACGAGACCCCCAAGCGCCACTACGCGCACGTTGACGCTCCCGGCCACGCCGACTACGTCAAGAACATGATCACCGGTGCGGCTCAGATGGACGGCGCGATCCTCGTGGTCGCCGCCACCGACGGCCCGATGGCTCAGACGCGTGAGCACGTGCTGCTCGCCAAGCAGGTCGGCGTGCCGTACCTGCTGGTCGCGCTGAACAAGTCCGACATGGTCGACGACGAGGAGATCCTGGAGCTCGTCGAGCTCGAGGTCTCCGAGCTGCTCGCCTCGCAGGGCTTCGCCGAGGACGCTCCTGTCGTGCGCGTCTCCGCTCTCAAGGCCCTCGAGGGCGACGAGAAGTGGACGCAGTCGATCCTCGACCTCATGGAGGCCGTCGACGAGCACGTTCCGGACCCGGTGCGCGACAAGGACAAGCCGTTCCTGATGCCCGTCGAGGACGTCTTCACGATCACCGGTCGTGGAACCGTCGTCACGGGTCGCGCCGAGCGTGGCACGCTGGCCATCAACTCCGAGGTCGAGATCGTCGGACTCCGTCCGACCGTCAAGACCACGGTCACGGGTATCGAGATGTTCCACAAGCAGCTCGACGAGGCATGGGCCGGCGAGAACTGCGGTCTCCTGCTCCGTGGCACGAAGCGTGAGGACGTGGAGCGCGGTCAGGTCATCGTCAAGCCGGGTTCGGTCACGCCGCACACCGACTTCGCGGGCACCGCGTACATCCTGTCCAAGGACGAGGGTGGGCGTCACAACCCCTTCTACACGAACTACCGCCCGCAGTTCTACTTCCGCACCACCGACGTCACCGGCGTCATCACGCTGCCCGAGGGCACCGAGATGGTCATGCCCGGCGACACCACGGACGTGACGGTCGAGCTGATCCAGCCGATCGCCATGGAAGAGGGCCTCGGCTTCGCCATCCGTGAGGGTGGACGCACCGTCGGCGCCGGTACGGTCACGAAGATCATCAAGTAA
- the rplE gene encoding 50S ribosomal protein L5 translates to MSTDTAAPAGKIQPRLKQKYNAEIKKALQDEFGYANVMQIPGLVKVVVNTGVGEAARDSKVIDGAVDDLTKITGQKPIVTKARKSIAQFKLREGQAIGAHVTLRGDRAWEFVDRLVSLALPRIRDFRGLSGKQFDGNGNYTFGLQEQSVFHEIDQDKIDRVRGFDITVVTTAKTDEEGRALLRHLGFPFRSEDAQA, encoded by the coding sequence ATGAGCACCGACACTGCCGCGCCGGCTGGCAAGATCCAGCCGCGCCTGAAGCAGAAGTACAACGCCGAGATCAAGAAGGCGCTGCAGGACGAGTTCGGTTACGCGAACGTCATGCAGATCCCCGGCCTGGTCAAGGTCGTCGTGAACACCGGTGTCGGCGAGGCAGCTCGCGACAGCAAGGTGATCGACGGCGCGGTCGACGATCTCACCAAGATCACCGGCCAGAAGCCGATCGTCACGAAGGCCCGCAAGTCCATCGCGCAGTTCAAGCTGCGTGAGGGCCAGGCCATCGGTGCGCACGTCACCCTCCGCGGTGACCGCGCGTGGGAGTTCGTCGACCGCCTCGTCTCGCTCGCACTGCCCCGTATCCGCGACTTCCGCGGCCTCTCGGGCAAGCAGTTCGACGGGAACGGCAACTACACCTTCGGTCTCCAGGAGCAGAGCGTGTTCCACGAGATCGATCAGGACAAGATCGACCGGGTTCGCGGTTTCGACATCACCGTCGTCACCACCGCGAAGACGGATGAAGAGGGTCGGGCTCTGCTCCGTCACCTCGGCTTCCCGTTCCGCTCGGAAGACGCACAGGCGTGA
- the rpmC gene encoding 50S ribosomal protein L29, with protein MAIGTKELAPAELDTFEDQRLVEELRKAKEELFNLRFQSATGQLESHGRIRAVKRDIARLYTVIRERELGIRATPAPVEAPAKKATKSKAKKADSADDAVKEEAE; from the coding sequence ATGGCGATCGGCACCAAGGAGCTCGCTCCGGCAGAGCTCGACACGTTCGAAGACCAGCGCCTCGTTGAGGAGCTGCGCAAGGCCAAGGAGGAGCTGTTCAACCTCCGTTTCCAGTCGGCCACCGGCCAGCTGGAGAGCCACGGCCGCATCCGCGCCGTCAAGCGCGACATCGCGCGTCTCTACACCGTGATCCGCGAACGCGAGCTGGGCATCCGTGCGACGCCCGCTCCGGTCGAGGCTCCGGCGAAGAAGGCGACCAAGTCGAAGGCGAAGAAGGCGGACTCCGCCGACGACGCCGTGAAGGAAGAGGCTGAGTGA
- the rplV gene encoding 50S ribosomal protein L22: MVESIARVRHIRVTPQKARRVVALIKGKQAQEALAILKFAQQSASEPIYKLVASAMANAQVKADRDGEFLDEQDLYVANAYVDEGTTLKRFQPRAQGRAFQIKKRTSHITVVLSTPEAAPAAAGDSKKKASK, encoded by the coding sequence ATGGTCGAATCGATCGCACGCGTGCGACACATCCGCGTGACCCCTCAGAAGGCTCGTCGTGTCGTCGCGCTCATCAAGGGCAAGCAGGCCCAGGAGGCTCTGGCGATCCTGAAGTTCGCACAGCAGAGCGCCAGTGAGCCGATCTACAAGCTTGTCGCGTCGGCCATGGCCAACGCGCAGGTCAAGGCGGATCGCGACGGGGAGTTCCTCGACGAGCAGGACCTGTACGTGGCCAACGCGTACGTGGACGAGGGCACGACGCTCAAGCGTTTCCAGCCCCGTGCACAGGGTCGCGCTTTCCAGATCAAGAAGCGCACGAGCCACATCACGGTCGTGCTCTCGACGCCTGAGGCGGCTCCGGCCGCTGCGGGCGACAGCAAGAAGAAGGCGAGCAAGTAA
- the rpsS gene encoding 30S ribosomal protein S19, whose amino-acid sequence MPRSLKKGPFVDDHLLRKVIVQNEAGTKNVIKTWSRRSMIIPAMLGHTIAVHDGRKHIPVFVSETMVGHKLGEFAPTRTFRGHEKDDKKGRRR is encoded by the coding sequence ATGCCTCGCAGTCTTAAGAAGGGCCCCTTCGTCGACGATCACCTGCTTCGCAAGGTCATCGTGCAGAACGAAGCCGGCACCAAGAACGTCATCAAGACCTGGTCCCGTCGGTCCATGATCATCCCGGCCATGCTGGGTCACACGATCGCGGTCCACGACGGACGCAAGCACATCCCTGTGTTCGTGTCCGAGACCATGGTCGGTCACAAGCTGGGCGAGTTCGCGCCCACCCGCACCTTCCGCGGCCACGAGAAGGACGACAAGAAGGGGCGGCGCCGCTAA
- the rplD gene encoding 50S ribosomal protein L4, translating into MADSTLALDVLKADGKKAGSIELPAALFDVKTNIPLIHQVVVAQLAAARQGTHSTKRRGEVSGAGRKPFKQKGTGNARQGSIRAPHMTGGGIVHGPKPRDYSQRTPKKMIAAALLGALSDRFRGDRIHAIESFGIDGTPSTKTAVNFLTNVVSSKNVLVVIERNDDVTLKSIRNLSNLHVLTFDQLNAYDVLVSDDIVFTQAALEGFIASKSGANQEVSA; encoded by the coding sequence ATGGCTGACTCCACTCTCGCGCTCGACGTCCTCAAGGCAGACGGCAAGAAGGCAGGCTCCATCGAGCTTCCCGCCGCTCTGTTCGACGTCAAGACGAACATCCCGCTCATCCACCAGGTCGTCGTCGCGCAGCTCGCGGCGGCTCGCCAGGGCACCCACTCGACCAAGCGTCGCGGTGAGGTCTCCGGTGCCGGCCGCAAGCCCTTCAAGCAGAAGGGCACGGGTAACGCCCGTCAGGGCTCGATCCGCGCGCCGCACATGACCGGCGGTGGCATCGTCCACGGCCCGAAGCCGCGCGACTACTCGCAGCGCACGCCCAAGAAGATGATCGCCGCCGCCCTCCTGGGCGCGCTCAGCGACCGCTTCCGCGGCGACCGCATCCACGCCATCGAGTCCTTCGGGATCGACGGCACGCCTTCGACCAAGACCGCCGTGAACTTCCTCACGAACGTCGTGTCGTCGAAGAACGTGCTCGTCGTGATCGAGCGCAACGACGACGTGACGCTGAAGAGCATCCGCAACCTGTCGAACCTGCACGTGCTGACGTTCGACCAGCTCAACGCCTACGACGTGCTCGTCTCTGACGACATCGTCTTCACCCAGGCCGCGCTCGAGGGCTTCATCGCCTCCAAGTCCGGCGCCAACCAGGAGGTCTCCGCATGA
- the fusA gene encoding elongation factor G has product MAQDVLTDLSKVRNIGIMAHIDAGKTTTTERILFYTGVNHKLGETHDGASTTDWMEQEKERGITITSAAVTCYWNKNQINIIDTPGHVDFTVEVERSLRVLDGAVAVFDGKEGVEPQSETVWRQADKYNVPRICFVNKMDKLGADFYFTVDTIINRLGAKPLVIQLPIGAENDFIGVVDLVEMRALVWAGDSKGDVTMGASYEIQEIPADLKEKADEYRQQLLETVAETDDALLEKFFGGEELTVAEIKGAIRKLTVASEIYPVLCGSAFKNRGVQPMLDAVVDYLPNPLDVGSIEAHDPKDYDTIIERHPDANDPFAALAFKVAVHPFFGRLTYVRVYSGHLDSGSAVVNSTKGKKERIGKIFQMHANKEIPVASVTAGNIYAVIGLKDTTTGDTLTDPASPVVLESMTFPEPVIEVAIEPKTKADQEKLGVAIQKLAEEDPTFRTELNPETGQTTIKGMGELHLDILVDRMKREFNVEANVGKPQVAYRETIRKAVEKHDYTHKKQTGGSGQFAKIQFNIEPLDLDDEKTYEFVNAVTGGRIPREYIGSIDAGFQDAMNVGVLAGYPIVGVKATIVDGAAHDVDSSEMAFKIAGSMGFKEALRRASPVLLEPLMAVEVRTPEEYMGDVIGDLNSRRGQIQSMEDAAGVKVVRAHVPLSEMFGYIGDLRSKTSGRAVYSMEFNSYAEVPRNVADEIVQKHQGGE; this is encoded by the coding sequence GTGGCACAAGACGTGCTCACCGACCTGAGCAAGGTCCGCAACATCGGCATCATGGCGCACATCGATGCCGGCAAGACGACGACGACCGAGCGCATCCTGTTCTACACGGGCGTCAACCACAAGCTCGGCGAGACGCACGATGGCGCCTCGACCACCGACTGGATGGAACAGGAGAAGGAGCGCGGCATCACGATCACGTCTGCCGCCGTGACCTGCTACTGGAACAAGAACCAGATCAACATCATCGACACCCCCGGTCACGTGGACTTCACGGTCGAGGTGGAGCGCTCGCTCCGCGTCCTCGACGGTGCCGTCGCCGTCTTCGACGGCAAGGAGGGCGTCGAGCCCCAGTCCGAGACCGTGTGGCGTCAGGCCGACAAGTACAACGTCCCGCGCATCTGCTTCGTCAACAAGATGGACAAGCTCGGCGCCGACTTCTACTTCACGGTCGACACGATCATCAACCGCCTCGGTGCGAAGCCGCTGGTCATCCAGCTGCCCATCGGCGCCGAGAACGACTTCATCGGCGTCGTCGACCTGGTCGAGATGCGCGCACTGGTCTGGGCGGGCGACTCCAAGGGTGACGTCACCATGGGTGCCTCCTACGAGATCCAGGAGATCCCGGCCGACCTCAAGGAGAAGGCGGACGAGTACCGTCAGCAGCTCCTCGAGACCGTCGCCGAGACCGACGACGCGCTGCTCGAGAAGTTCTTCGGCGGCGAGGAGCTCACGGTCGCCGAGATCAAGGGCGCGATCCGCAAGCTCACCGTGGCTTCCGAGATCTACCCGGTCCTCTGCGGCTCGGCCTTCAAGAACCGCGGCGTCCAGCCGATGCTCGACGCGGTCGTCGACTACCTCCCGAACCCGCTCGACGTGGGTTCGATCGAGGCTCACGACCCGAAGGACTACGACACGATCATCGAGCGTCACCCCGACGCCAACGACCCGTTCGCGGCCCTGGCCTTCAAGGTCGCCGTGCACCCGTTCTTCGGTCGCCTCACCTACGTGCGCGTCTACTCGGGTCACCTCGACTCCGGCTCCGCGGTCGTCAACTCGACCAAGGGCAAGAAGGAGCGCATCGGCAAGATCTTCCAGATGCACGCCAACAAGGAGATCCCCGTCGCCTCGGTGACCGCCGGGAACATCTACGCGGTCATCGGTCTGAAGGACACCACCACCGGTGACACCCTGACCGACCCGGCCTCGCCGGTCGTCCTCGAGTCGATGACGTTCCCCGAGCCCGTCATCGAGGTCGCCATCGAGCCGAAGACCAAGGCCGACCAGGAGAAGCTGGGTGTCGCCATCCAGAAGCTCGCTGAGGAGGACCCGACCTTCCGCACGGAGCTCAACCCCGAGACCGGTCAGACGACCATCAAGGGCATGGGCGAGCTGCACCTCGACATCCTCGTGGATCGCATGAAGCGCGAGTTCAACGTCGAGGCGAACGTCGGCAAGCCCCAGGTGGCGTACCGCGAGACGATCCGCAAGGCCGTCGAGAAGCACGACTACACCCACAAGAAGCAGACGGGTGGATCGGGCCAGTTCGCCAAGATCCAGTTCAACATCGAGCCCCTCGATCTGGACGACGAGAAGACGTACGAGTTCGTGAACGCCGTCACCGGTGGTCGCATCCCGCGCGAGTACATCGGCTCGATCGACGCCGGTTTCCAGGACGCCATGAACGTCGGAGTCCTCGCGGGCTACCCGATCGTCGGCGTCAAGGCGACCATCGTCGATGGTGCGGCGCACGACGTCGACTCCTCGGAGATGGCGTTCAAGATCGCCGGTTCCATGGGCTTCAAGGAGGCTCTGCGCCGGGCGAGCCCCGTGCTGCTCGAGCCGCTGATGGCCGTCGAGGTCCGCACGCCCGAGGAGTACATGGGCGACGTTATCGGCGACCTGAACTCCCGTCGTGGTCAGATCCAGTCGATGGAGGATGCCGCCGGCGTCAAGGTCGTGCGTGCACACGTGCCGCTGTCCGAGATGTTCGGCTACATCGGCGACCTGCGCTCGAAGACCTCGGGTCGCGCCGTCTACTCGATGGAGTTCAACAGCTACGCTGAGGTTCCCCGCAACGTGGCCGACGAGATCGTCCAGAAGCACCAGGGCGGCGAGTAG
- the rplX gene encoding 50S ribosomal protein L24, which produces MAKIKKGDLVQVITGATQERGGDRGKQGKVLEVLAEKNRVIVEGVNYVTKHTRVGQTQRGTKTGGLETVEASIHISNVAVVDPSTKKPTKVGHRVEEKTKDGVKRTVRVRFAKKSGKDL; this is translated from the coding sequence ATGGCGAAGATCAAGAAGGGTGACCTGGTTCAGGTCATCACCGGAGCCACGCAGGAGCGTGGCGGCGATCGCGGTAAGCAGGGCAAGGTCCTCGAGGTCCTCGCCGAGAAGAACCGCGTCATCGTCGAAGGCGTGAACTACGTCACCAAGCACACGCGCGTCGGCCAGACGCAGCGTGGCACGAAGACCGGTGGCCTCGAGACCGTCGAGGCCTCCATCCACATCTCGAACGTCGCCGTCGTCGACCCTTCGACCAAGAAGCCGACCAAGGTCGGCCACCGGGTCGAGGAGAAGACCAAGGACGGCGTCAAGCGCACCGTCCGCGTGCGCTTCGCGAAGAAGAGCGGTAAGGACCTCTGA
- the rplW gene encoding 50S ribosomal protein L23, translated as MSEQASVLQTALNKDPRDIILKPVVSEKSYGLIDEGKYTFLVDPRASKTEIKLAIEKIFGVKVAGVNTLNRVGKARRTRFGTGKRKDTKRAIVTLKSGTIDIFTAIG; from the coding sequence ATGAGCGAGCAGGCATCTGTTCTCCAGACGGCCCTGAACAAGGACCCGCGCGACATCATCCTGAAGCCGGTCGTGTCCGAGAAGAGCTACGGGCTCATCGATGAAGGCAAGTACACCTTCCTCGTCGACCCGCGCGCTTCGAAGACCGAGATCAAGCTCGCCATCGAGAAGATCTTCGGCGTCAAGGTCGCTGGGGTCAACACTCTCAACCGCGTCGGCAAGGCTCGCCGCACCCGCTTCGGAACCGGCAAGCGCAAGGACACCAAGCGCGCCATCGTCACCCTGAAGTCGGGCACCATCGACATCTTCACGGCAATCGGCTGA
- the rpsJ gene encoding 30S ribosomal protein S10: MAGQKIRIRLKSYDHEVIDTSARKIVDTVTRAGATVVGPVPLPTEKNVVCVIRSPHKYKDSREHFEMRTHKRLIDIVDPTPKAVDSLMRLDLPADVNIEIKL; this comes from the coding sequence ATGGCGGGACAGAAGATCCGCATTCGCCTGAAGTCGTATGACCACGAGGTCATCGACACGTCCGCACGCAAGATCGTCGACACCGTGACCCGTGCGGGCGCGACCGTCGTCGGCCCCGTGCCCCTTCCGACCGAGAAGAACGTCGTGTGCGTCATCCGGTCGCCGCACAAGTACAAGGACAGCCGCGAGCACTTCGAGATGCGCACCCACAAGCGTCTGATCGACATCGTCGACCCGACGCCCAAGGCCGTCGACTCGCTGATGCGTCTCGACCTCCCGGCCGATGTCAACATCGAGATCAAGCTCTGA
- the rplB gene encoding 50S ribosomal protein L2: MAIRKYKPTTPGRRGSSVADFAEITRSTPEKSLLRPLSKTGGRNNQGRITTRHIGGGHKRQYRVIDFRRNDKDGVDARVAHIEYDPNRTARIALLHYFDGEKRYILAPAKLKQGDVVESGAGADIKPGNNLPLKNIPTGTVIHAIELRPGGGAKMARSAGASVRLVAKDGPYAQLRLPSGEIRNVDARCRATIGEVGNAEQSNINWGKAGRMRWKGVRPTVRGVAMNPVDHPHGGGEGKTSGGRHPVTPWGQAEGRTRHANKESDKYIVRRRNAGKKRK; encoded by the coding sequence ATGGCTATTCGCAAGTACAAGCCCACGACCCCGGGCCGTCGCGGCTCGTCGGTGGCTGACTTCGCCGAGATCACCCGATCGACGCCGGAGAAGTCGCTGCTGCGCCCGCTCTCGAAGACCGGTGGTCGCAACAACCAGGGCCGCATCACGACCCGTCACATCGGTGGTGGCCACAAGCGCCAGTACCGCGTCATCGACTTCCGTCGCAATGACAAGGACGGCGTCGATGCCCGTGTCGCTCACATCGAGTACGACCCCAACCGCACCGCGCGCATCGCGCTGCTGCACTACTTCGACGGCGAGAAGCGCTACATCCTCGCGCCGGCGAAGCTGAAGCAGGGCGACGTCGTCGAGTCGGGCGCCGGGGCGGACATCAAGCCGGGCAACAACCTCCCGCTGAAGAACATCCCGACGGGTACCGTCATCCACGCGATCGAGCTCCGCCCCGGAGGCGGCGCGAAGATGGCTCGCTCGGCGGGCGCATCCGTGCGTCTCGTCGCGAAGGACGGCCCCTACGCCCAGCTGCGTCTGCCCTCGGGCGAGATCCGCAACGTCGATGCGCGCTGCCGCGCGACCATCGGCGAGGTCGGCAACGCCGAGCAGTCGAACATCAACTGGGGCAAGGCCGGCCGCATGCGCTGGAAGGGCGTCCGCCCGACCGTGCGTGGTGTCGCGATGAACCCGGTCGACCACCCGCACGGTGGTGGAGAGGGCAAGACGTCCGGTGGACGTCACCCCGTCACCCCCTGGGGCCAGGCTGAGGGTCGTACCCGTCACGCCAACAAGGAAAGCGACAAGTACATCGTGCGTCGTCGTAACGCCGGCAAGAAGCGCAAGTAG